Part of the Polaribacter sp. Hel1_33_78 genome is shown below.
AGAATATGACGCTAACATTCAGTTACCTTTATTAGGTTTAGCATACAAAACTCCTGCTATGAGCGAAAGGGATGCGAAAGTTTTAGACGTTATTTCTACAGTTTTAAGTAACGGTAAAAGTTCTAGATTATATAAAAAATTAGTTGATGACAAGAAAATGGCGCTTCAAGCTTTTTCTTTTTCTAGACCTCTAGAAGATTATAGTGTTTACATTATTGGGTCTATTGTAGCTGGCGGAACATCTAATGACGACATCATAAAAGAAATGGATGAAGAAATTTTAAAACTTCAAACAGAGTTAATTTCTGATAAAGACTTACAAAAAGTTAGAAACAAGTTTGAGAATCAATTTGTAGCATCTAACTCTAGTGTTACAGGAATTGCTAATTCTTTAGCAAGAAACTACATGTTAGTTGGTGATACTGATAGAATTAATAAAGAATTAGAAATTATTAATTCTATTACTAAAGAAGAAGTTAGAGACGTAGCTATTAAATATTTAGCTAAAAACAGACGTGTAATAATGGATTATTTACCAGAATCGCAAAAGAAATAATAAAACTAAACTAAGAATTAAGAATAATGAAAACAAAAATATATTCAATAATTACACTTTTATTTCTATCATTAAGTATTTCTGCTCAAGTAGATAGATCTAAAATGCCAGAACCAGGACCAGCTCCTAAAATTAATATTGGAACTCCAGAAAAATTTACACTACCAAATGGCTTACAAGTTTTGGTTGTAGAAAACCATAAATTACCTAGAGTTTCTTTAACCTTAGATATCGACAATCCTCCAATGGCTAAAGGAGATAAAAAAGGAGTAGAAGGTTTTGTAGGAGGAATGTTAGGAACAGGAAGTACAACTATTTCAAAAGAAAAATTTGATCAAGAAGTAGATTATTTAGGTGCAAACATTTCTTTTGGGTCACAAAGTGGTTTTGCAAGTTCTTTATCTAAGTATTTTCCTAGAGTTTTAGAACTAATGGCAGATGCAGCTTTTAATCCCGTATTTAATCAAGAAGAGTTTGACAAGCAAATGAAGCAATCTTTAGACGGAATTAAAAACAGCGAAAATAGTGTAACTGCAATTGCTGGTAGAGTAGATAATCTGCTTACTTATGGTAAAAACCATCCTTATGGTGAATTTACTTCAGAAACTACTTTAAAAAACATCACTTTACAAGACGTAAAAGATTTATACAATAAAAGTTTTAAACCTAATAATGCCTACTTGGTTATTATGGGAGATGTAGATTTTAAAACTGTAAAGAAACAGGTAACTAAATTATTTGGCAACTGGCAAAAAGGAGAGATAGCAACCTCAACTTTACCAGAAATTAAAAATCCTAAAACAACAGAAATCAACTTTATTAATATGCCAAATGCAGTGCAATCAGAACTTGCAATTATTAATGTTGTTGATTTAAAAATGGGAGATAAAGATTATTATGCTGCTCTTTTAGCTAACCAAATTCTTGGTGGTGGTGGAACAGGTAGGCTTTACAAAAACTTACGTGAAGACAAAGGTTATACTTACGGAGCGTATTCTGGAATTGGAGCAAGCAGGTATGCAAGTCGTTTTAAAGCTTCTTCTTCAGTACGAAACATAGTTACAGATAGTGCTGTAGTAGAAACAATGAAAGAAATTAATAAAGTACGTTACCAAATATCAACCCAAGAAGAATTAGATATTGCAAAGGCTAAATATGTAGGTAGTTTTGTTAGAAATGTAGAAAAACCATCTACGATAGCTAATTATGCCTTAAACATATTACAAAACAATTTACCTTCAGATTATTACGAAAAATATTTAGCAAACATAAATGCTGTTACTTTAGAAGATGTGCAAAATGCTGCTTTAAAATATTTTAGAGGAGATAAAGCAAGAATAGTTATCACCGGAAAAGGAATAGATGTTCTTAAAAATCTTGAAAAAACAGATTATGTAATTAAATATTTTGATAAAAAAGGAAACCCTTCGGTTAAACCGGAAATGACATTACCAATTCCTGAGGGAATGACAGCCGCCAACGTAGTTGACAAATATTTTGAAGCTATTGGAGACAAAGAGAAAGTGATGGCAGTAAAAACTGTAATGACCGTTTCAAGCGCAACTATTCAAGGAACTCCTCTAGTAATGACTGTAAAAAATGCTGCACCAAATAAAACTTCTCAAATAATTACTGTAATGGGTAATGTTGCTCAAAAAGCTGTTTTTGATGGTGCAAAGGGATATCAAGAAGCAAGAGGTCAAAAAATGGATATGCAACCAGCACAGATAGAAGAAGCTAAATTAAGTATGGCTCCTTTTGCTGATATGGCTTACAAAAAAGGAAAATTAAATAGGATTGAACCTATTGATGGTAAAAATTATTTTGTTATCACATTCAATGAAACTGAAGTTTTCTACGATATGAAATCGGGTTTAAAGTTTCAAGAAGTGAAAACGGTAAAAACTCCTGATGGCAGAGAAGTAAAAGTACCTACTACTTTTAGTGATTATAAAGAAGTTGATGGAATTTTATTTCCTCATTCCATGGGTTCTAAAATGGGACCAATGGATTTAAACTTTATAACAAAAGAAATTAAAATAAATGAGGGTGTCTCTGATGCTGATTTTGAATAATATTGTTTAATATACTACGTTTAAAAGAGTCTAAACTTATCGTTTTGGCTCTTTTTTTTTGTAAAAAAATATTTTACTAAAAATCGAGGAACTCACTTTTTTAAAGCTTTAAATCATTTCTTTTTATTAACCAAATACACGCCTAATAAAATAATAATCCCTGCAAAAACTTGAAGTACACTTAATTTTTCATCATCTAAAATTCCCCAAAATATTGCCACCAAAGGAATTAAATATGTTACAGACGATGAAAAAACAGGATCTGAAATATGCACCAATTTATTATAAATAGTTTTTGCAATTCCAGTTCCTAAAATTGATAAAACTGCTAAATACCCTAAAGATTGCATTAAAACCTCATCATTAAAGTCAAACGTTACAAAGAAATCTGTAAAAACTAAAACTATAATTGCAGGAACAAGTAGTAATAAAAAATTACCAGTTGTAATTGCCAATGCATCTAAATCACTCAAATACTTCTTTATCATGTTAGCATTTAATGCATACCCAACAGAGCCGATAATGATTAAAAAAGCATACCAATAATTCTGATTTGGATTTAAAGAAGCCCCATTTAATATTAGAATTAAAGTTCCTATCAACCCAATTACAATTCCATAAAATTGTGTTCTTTTAAAAACGAAACCAAACAAGGTTGCTCCAAAAATTAAGGTGTTAAAAGGAGTTAAAGAGTTTAAAATAGCCACAATAGAACTGTCTATTGTTGTAATTGCAAACGCGAATAAAAACCCAGGAATAAAAGTTCCTGCCAAAGATGTGTACACAATATATTTATAATGTTTCTTTTGGATTTTTTTTAATGAGGGAAAAGCAACCGAAAGTAAAAAAATGGCAGTAAAAATCATTCTTAAGGCACCTAATTGAATAGGAGTTACGCCTAGCAAGGCTTTCTTCATTAAGATAAAAGAACTTCCCCAAACCAAAGAAAGTAAAATTAAGTACAACCATTTTAGTTGTTGATTATTCATAAGTCTGGTTAATTTTATGCTAAAGTCTGAAAATTATTTAAATACATGTCTAAATATTAATAAATTTGTATCATAATCTATTAACAAATTACAATAATCCTTTAAAGTGATTTCTATAAACTTCTAAAATTTAGTCTTATGAAAATTCAAAAAATAATATTCTCTATAATAATTGTATGTTGCTTTTTAACGAGTTGTAAAACAGCGGTAAAAAAAGAAAATATTTCTTTAGCCATTTCTGGAATGACTTGCGAAATTGGTTGTGCAAAAACCATTCAATCTAAATTATCTAAAAAGGAAGGTGTTTTAAATGCCAAAGTTATTTTTAATGATAGCACCGCTAACATTGAATTTGATGCAAATACAACTTCTAAAAAAGATTTAATTTCTTTTGTAAGTGGTATTGCAGGAGGTGATTTATACACGGCTTCTGAAACCTCTAAAAAAATGCATGATTGTTCTGAGACTTGTAAAGAAAGTTGTGAAATGAAAACTGATAAAACAGCATGTAAGAAAGATTGTAAAATGGCGTGTTGTGCAAACAAGAAGGGTTAAATAAATTTATTTTACAAAAAAAAGGCAGACTTTTCAGAGTCTGCCTTTTTTTTGTAAAATCTAATTCTTATAGACCTGCATTTTTCCATGACCAAGCGCTAACATCAACTTTAGTTCCTGTTTTATAATCCGCAGAAGTAGATGCAGCAACTCCGTCAATAATAACATTTGTTAATGGACCATCATCTTTCATATCTATATTTTTATCATAGCCTTCTAGCCAGATATTTGTAATAGTTCCTCCAGAAGTTTTCTTAAACTGTAAAGCTGTACCACCTTGTGAAGAAATTGCAGTTAGGTTTACAAATTTAGGGTTTCCATTATCTTTATCTCCTTCAAAAGCGGTAGAAAAACCAGCTATTGTATGCGAAATATAGGTGTCTGTTAAAGTACCATTCCAACCTTCTGTCCAATCTACAGAATCATCTTCATTGTTTTCTAAATAAATATTGGATGCCGAAACTGTTCCTCCAAAAAATTCAACACCATCGTCTGCTCCATCTATTACGGAAATATTTTCTAATGTAGTTCCAGAGCCTACTGCGTAAAAAGAAATTCCATTGTATTGAGAGTCTGCATTAATTTGAGCTCCTGTTCCTTTAATTACTAAATATGTAATAGAACCTGAACTATCTGCATCATTTGTTCCTCCATAAATAAAACCACCAACTTCTGCTTCTGCATTTACCCCCGCAGATGTTGTTGCATCTCCACAAATTGTTAAACCTCCCCAATCTCCCGGGTTTCCTTCAGAGGAGGAAAATACAACTGGATTATCAGCTGTGCCTTGTATGTCAATTTTACCTCCTTTTAAAACAGCAATATAAACTCCCGTTCCGCCATCTCTAGCCTCAATTTTTGTGCCTGCCGGAATTATTAATTCGCCACCAGATTGAACGATATAGGATGAGTTTAATTGGTAACTCACAGAAGCATCTAGTGTTACGGTGTCATTTACGGCTCCTTGTAAAACAGAAGTTGGGATCGATACATTTGAATTTACCCAAGTAAAATCTGACGCTGTTACATTTGGTGTATTTGTATAAGACAATAAAGGATTTGCAACTTCACCATCAATAATTACGTTTGTTAATGACCCTCCATCTTTCATATCTATTGAAACATCATAGCCCGTTAAAGATAAACCTGTAATCGTTCCTCCAGATTCTTTTTTGAATTGCAAAGCTGTTCCACCAACACTAGACACGGCAGTTATATTATTAAACTTAGGGTTTTTGTTATCTTTATCCCCCTCAAAAACGGTAGAAAAACCTGAAATTGTATGAGAAATGTAAGCATTTTCTATAGTACCATTCCAACCTTCTGTCCAATCTATAGAATCATCCTCGTTATTTTCTAAATATAAATTACTTGCAGAAACTGTCCCTCCAAAAAACTCAAATCCATCATCTGAACCGTTTAACACAGCAACATTGCTAATAGTTGTGCCCGAACCAACTGCATATAGAGAGACTCCATTATATTGAGAGTCTGCATTAATTTGAGCTCCAGTTCCCTTTATAATTAAATAGTTAATAGCACCTGAATTGTCTTCATCATTTGATCCTCCGTAAACAAAACCTCCAACTTCTGCTTCTGCATTTGAACCTGCTGTTGTCGTTGCGTCTCCGCAAATTGTTAAACCTCCCCAATCTCCAGGATTTCCTGAAGCAGACGTCATAAATACAGGATTTGAAGAAGTCCCTTGCACATCAATTTTACCTCCTTTTAATATGGCAATATAAACACTTGTTCCTCCATTTGCTGCTTGAATTCTTGTGCCTGCTGGAATTGTTAATGTTGCTCCAGATTCTACAATAAAAGAAGCATTTAAATTATAAATTGTATTCGAATTTAAAGTAAAACTTTCTTCTAAATTTCCGTTCATAATTCCAGATTGTAGGTTTTCTATAACTGGAGATGTTGGCTGCGAAATTATAATATCGGGTTCATCACTGCCACAATTTGTTAATGCCAAAGTAACGATTGAAAAAGCTACTAAATTTAAAATTTTAAAAACTGATTTTTTCATTTTTGTTTAAATAAGGTTATTAATTTTTTACAAAGTTCTTCTCTTATTCTTTAATTTTCTTTACCTAAATATTATTAGTATGTTAGGTTTTAATTTTTTTTTATACTTCTTTGTAAAGTTTTTGTTAATTGCCTAAAAACTATATTTAAAACTTACTGTTAATTGACTTCCTTTTTTGTAGGATAGTAAAGTTTCATTGGTTTCTATGGCAGAAATTAAGTTTCTAACTTTTTGAGTCTGCTTAATTTCTGGGTTCAATAAATTACGACCCACTAACTTTACTTGTAAGTTTTTAGTTACGTCTTTGCTCATTACTAAGTCTAATGTTACAAATCCTTTTTCTATAATTTCATCATTGTATAAAGCGGCACTGTTTGCAAAATCTTCTGGAGACCCTAGTGCAAATATTCTATCTGAAGAATAGTTTCCTGTTAAAGTTGCTATAAACTCTTTTTCTTTTTTATCTCCATAACTTATCGATCCATTTGCAATAAAGTCTGACGCTCCTTGCAAACTAGATTCTGTAATATTTTTGTACTGAAAGTTTTTTAATAAATCTTGTTTTAGCCACATTTTTGTAAGATTGGCAGTCATATTTAAAACACTTTCATCATCTTCATTCTTTAGTAAAGCTGTTCTAGCTTCTAATTCAACACCATAAATATTTACTTTTTCTCCCGTATTAGAATAGATAAAATATCCTGATGACCCTCTTGTTTGAGATAAGTTGATTGGGTTCTTAATTTGTTTCTGAAAAACTGTTGCAGAAAACAATTGTCCTCTTTGTGGAAAAAATTCATACTTCAAATCAAAATTATAAATTTCTGATTTTTCTAAATTAGGATTCCCCTTGGTTACACGGCCTGTTGGAGAGACATATTCAAAAGGAGACAATTCTTTAAACTCTGGTAACGTTTGTGTTATACTTGATGCAAAACGTAAGAACTGATTTTCATTTAACTCATATTTTAAGTTTACACTTGGATATAAACTTTCGTACACTCTATTTAAGGTTCCTACTCTTCCAACAAAATTGGCAACATCCCAAATAACATCAATTTCATCTCTTTCAAAACGCAAACCTAAATTACCAGATAATTTATTCTCTAGTTGAAAATCGAAGTTGACAAAACCTGCCATTATATCCAAATCTGCTTGATATCTATCTGCATCTCTTAACCTTAAGGTTAATCCGTTATTAAAACCTACAGAAGTAAATGTCGATGATAAATCATCTACTGAAGGCGCAGTAAATTCTTTTGAACGAACACCTACGAACTGAGATTTAAAATATCTTTCTTTATGCCTAAAATTTAAACCATAGTTTAAAGAATAAGGTCTTTTATCATCTTCATCTTTTAAACCTAAAGCCCATCTGTTTTCTATAAGACCATTGTACTCTGTATCTTCAATTTTTTGAGTAGATTTTCTTTGTTGAAAGTCGCCAACGTGCGCATATTGTATTGTTGGCGAAGAAGTAATATCTAAAATATTCACTTCATTTCTAATTCTATTTGGTTCTTCTGCCAACACAAAATTATAACCTCCAGCCCAATTTAAAGTATTGTTTTCATTCCAATTATGGGTCCCTAATAACTGATTGATAAAAAGTGTAGTTTGCTTAAAGTTTTGATCTCTTACAAAAGCTCCAGTTTCTTGAGGGTCTTGATCAAAAACATATCCTAAACCATTTCGACCTTGTTCGTATAAATTATCAACACCGGTATTTACAAAGAGTGTATTATATTTAATTTTATTATTTTCATTTAATTTTAGACTAACATTTACATAGCCTGTAGTGTTCGAATTAGACACATATTGTTCTGCATCCGTAAATTCTCTATCTAAGATATTAGATCTGTAGGCTCTAAAAATTCCTTTATTATGTTCAAAAGATTTAGAATGAGAACCGGTAACAAAAATAGCTACCTCTTTTCCGAACATTTCAAATTTTCTGCCAGCAGAAAAAGAGCCATTAAAGTTGATTGGAGTAGCTATACTTTCTGTGTCCCAACCCTGGAAAGTGATTAAATTCTGAAGGGCATACTGCTTTTTGTGAAACCCCAAAGTAACGTCCTTATTAATAATAGTAGTTCTAAAATCATCAGAAAGATCAACAACATTGGTATTAGTACCTCCTGCCAATGAAATGGAGAATCCTTTTTTCGAATATTCTTTAGAGCTTACATCTACATTTCCAGAACCTTGATCTGCATAACTTGAAGTTGTATAGGTTTTACTAATCCCAACATTTTTAATGATATTTGTAGAAAATAAATTAAGATTTATGTTTTTATTGTTAACATCGTCAGAAGGAATTGGCAATCCATTCATTGTCGTAGACAAGTATCGATCCCCTAAACCTCTTATATAAATATCTCCAGAACTTTCACTTTTAGTAACTCCAGATATTTTAGTTGTTGCATTTGCAGCATTCGAAATACCAATTTTAGCTAAAGTTTGGGCTCCAATACTTTCTTTAATTACAATGGCTTTCTTTTGATCTATTAAAAGAGCGCTTGCAGATTCTTTACTTGAACTTGTTTTTATAATAATATCATCTAAAGCAACCCCTTCTTCTGCAGATAATAATTGATTGATTGTAATGGTTTCTCCTTCTTTTAAAGAAAATGATTTTTCGACTTCTTTGTATCCTAAAAAACTAAAAATCACAGTATGATTTCCTGCTGGCACTTTTAAAAAATAGTTACCATCAAAATCTGAAGTAGTTCCTATAGCAGTGCCCTTAATAATTATGTTTGCAAACGGCAAAGGTTCATTGCTTGTTTCTTTGTCTGTTAACAACCCTTTTAATATCCCTGTATTTTGAGCATTTGTAAACTGACTGAAAGCTATTAAAGTAATAAATAAAATTTTCTTCATTTTAGTATATAATTTCATGCTGCAAAAGTCTACTTGAATTGTAAAATTTGTGTTACATGTAAATTATGGTTCTATTACGGAACCATTAACTAAATGTTAAATTGAAAAAATAGTTAACCTTTTTTTAATTTACAGAAAACATTGATTTAAACTATAATTTGGATTTTTGAGTAAATCTTTAGAGATTAAATGTCATCATAAATCTATTAGTTTTTGTCAACTATTTTATATGACTTACTGCCTTTGGCCAAGGCAGTTTTTTTTATTTTTTAATGTTCCTTTAACATTAACTTAACACAGTTGTTAGTTATTTGCACCGACAAAAACTAAAAATGATGAAAATTTCAATACTACATAAAGTAGTAACATTAATCTGTATCTGTGCTTTCTTAAGTATAAATGCACAAGAAACCAATGCTCCAAAATTTGGAAAAGGTTTATTTAACTTAGTAGGAAAAGACAGTACTTTTACTATGAAAGTAGGATTAAGATTCCAAACTTTAGCAACTTCTCAATGGGATGCTGATAATGGTTTATCTAACCCAGAATCTTCTATGTTAATTAGAAGGTCTCGTTTAAAATTTGATGGTTGGGCTTTTTCACCAAAATTAAAATATAAACTAGAACTAGGTTTATCTAACAGAGATCAATCTGGAGCTTCATACTTTACACACAATTCATCTAGACAAATTTTAGATGCTGTATTAAAATGGAATTTTAGTGGAAATTTTGTTTTATGGGCTGGTCAAACCAAACTCCCAGGAAACAGAGAACGTGTAATTTCATCTGCAAACTTGCAACAAGTAGATCGTTCTTTATTAAATAGTAGATTCAATATAGATCGTGATATAGGTATTCAATTAAGACATAAATTTAACCTTACTGATACTTTCTTGGTGAAAGAAATTTTTTCTATTGCTCAAGGTGAAGGAAGAAACATTACGAGAGGAAATGTTGGAGGACATCAATATACAACTAGAGTTGAGTTATTTCCTTTTGGAGATTTTACGAGTAAAGGAGATTATAAAGGAAGTGATTTAAAATTTGAACAAGACCCAAAATTATCTATTGGTGTTGCATATGATTTTAACAATAATGCATCTAAAACAAGAAGCAATCAAGGTTCCTATATGTTTATAAATGGCACCTCAGCAAGTTCAAGTGCTGAGTTTTATCAGACTAATATTTCTACTGTATTTATTGATGCCATGTACAAACATAAAGGCTTTTCTTTTATGGCTGAATATGCAAATAGAACTGCAGAAGATGCTCTTGCTAAAAATTCCGATGGAACTTTAACAGGAGATGAAGTACAAGTTGGGAACGGTTTAAATATACAAACTGGATATTTACTTTCTAAAACGGTAGAGGTTTCTGGACGTTATACTAATATCTCTTTAGATAAAAATATTACTGGAAAAGGTGCTGAAAATCAATATACATTGGGTTTATCTAAATATATTGCTGGTCATAAATTAAAAGTTCAAACAGATATAAGCTATACAGATATTGGTTTTAAAACAAATCAATTATTATATAGATTACAGGTTGATATTCACTTTTAATAAAAATTAATATAACATAAAGGTAACATTCACTATTTAATGTGTTTGTAAATTTGCAAAACTAAATTTTAAATTATGGATAATATTTATTTACTTATTTTGATTGCTATAACGGTATTAGCTGTTGCTGATATAATTGTAGGTGTAAGTAACGACGCAATTAACTTTTTAAATTCTGCAATTGGATCTAAAGCTCTATCTCTTAGAACTATTATGATTGTTGCTAGTTTAGGTATTTTTATAGGTGCCGTTTTTTCAAGTGGAATGACGGAAGTTGCAAGAAAAGGGATATTTGTTCCTGCTCAATTTGAGTTTGGAGAAATTATGCTAATTTTTATGGCTGTAATGATAACAGACATATTATTGCTAGATTTTTTTAACACACTAGGTCTACCAACGTCAACAACAGTTTCTATTGTTTTCAATTTATTAGGAGCTGCAGTAGTAATGTCTTTAATAAAAATTAGCCATTCAGAATCTGAGACTATCGCTGACTTAGGGAATTATATAAATACTGCAAAAGCAATTGAAATTATAACAGGAATTCTACTTTCTGTAGTAATTGCTTTCTCTGTAGGGGCATTTGTTCAATGGGTTTCTAGACTTATATTTACTTTTAATTATGAAAAAAGAATAAAAAATTTTGGTGTACTTTTTGGAGGTGTAGCATTAACTGCAATTACCTATTTCATCTTTCTTAAAGGTTTAAAAGGAACGCCCTATTATAAAGAATTAAAAAGTATATTAGATGGAAATGAAATCTATATAATTATAGGAAGTTTTGTATTCTGGACGTTATTTTCATTTATCTTTGAAAAACTAACTAAAAAAACTGTTCTGCTTGTAGTTATTGCAATTGGAACTTTTGGATTAGCGCTAGCATTTTCAGGAAATGATTTAGTGAATTTTATTGGTGTACCAATGGCAGCGTATCATTCATACGAAGCATGGATTGCTGGAGGAATGGATTCCACGATGTCTATGGCAGTTTTAGAGAAAAAAGTTCCTGCTGAACCTGTATTATTATTTATTGCAGGAACAATAATGGTGCTTACTCTATGGTTTTCTAAAAAAGCAAAAACAGTTGCCGAAACAGAAATTAGCCTTTCACGTCAAGGTGAAACTCATGAGAAATTTGAACCTAATCGTATCTCAAGGGCTATTGTAAAAGTTACTTCACAATTATCAAGTTATTTTTCTGCTGTAGTACCATCTTCAATTAGCGAAAGTTTAAGTAAAAGTTTTGAAAAACCGAATTTTACAATGACTAAGAACCAGAGTATAGAAGCTCCTGCTTTTGATATGATTCGTGCCTCAGTAAATTTAATGGTGGCTGGAGTTTTAATTGCAATTGCAACTTCTATGAAGTTACCATTATCAACTACCTACGTTACTTTTATGGTGGCTATGGGAACTTCTTTAGCCGATCGTGCTTGGGGAAGAGAAAGTGCTGTATATAGAGTAGCTGGAGTTTTAAACGTAATTGGTGGTTGGTTTGGTACTGCAATAGGAGCTTTTATTGCTGCAGGAATTGTTGTATTCTTAATTAACTTTAATGCAATTGTTATAATACCAATTTTACTTTTATTAACTGTAATTTTATTATACAGAAACTACAAATTTCACAAAACAAAATCAACAAAAACTATTGATGAAGATAGTTTAAGTGAAGCTGAAGGCAGCTCTGTTCAAGGTGTTATTCATGAAAGTGCAAAAAACATTTCTAAAGTAGTTAAGCGTACTAATAAAATTTATTCTAATACTATAGACGGTTTAGCAAAACAAGAATTATCATTACTTAAAAAGAGCAAAAATCAAGTTGTAAAACTTTCAGATGAAATTGATGATTTAAGAGATAATATCACTTATTTTATTAAAAATCTAGATGCATCTAGTTTGCAAGCAAGTGGATTTTATATTAATATTTTAGGTTACTTACAAGACATGTCTCAATCTTTAGAATATATTTCTAAAATAAGTTATAGACACATTAACAACAACCATAAACAATTAAAATCAGGTCAAATTAAAGAACTTAAAGAG
Proteins encoded:
- a CDS encoding inorganic phosphate transporter, translated to MDNIYLLILIAITVLAVADIIVGVSNDAINFLNSAIGSKALSLRTIMIVASLGIFIGAVFSSGMTEVARKGIFVPAQFEFGEIMLIFMAVMITDILLLDFFNTLGLPTSTTVSIVFNLLGAAVVMSLIKISHSESETIADLGNYINTAKAIEIITGILLSVVIAFSVGAFVQWVSRLIFTFNYEKRIKNFGVLFGGVALTAITYFIFLKGLKGTPYYKELKSILDGNEIYIIIGSFVFWTLFSFIFEKLTKKTVLLVVIAIGTFGLALAFSGNDLVNFIGVPMAAYHSYEAWIAGGMDSTMSMAVLEKKVPAEPVLLFIAGTIMVLTLWFSKKAKTVAETEISLSRQGETHEKFEPNRISRAIVKVTSQLSSYFSAVVPSSISESLSKSFEKPNFTMTKNQSIEAPAFDMIRASVNLMVAGVLIAIATSMKLPLSTTYVTFMVAMGTSLADRAWGRESAVYRVAGVLNVIGGWFGTAIGAFIAAGIVVFLINFNAIVIIPILLLLTVILLYRNYKFHKTKSTKTIDEDSLSEAEGSSVQGVIHESAKNISKVVKRTNKIYSNTIDGLAKQELSLLKKSKNQVVKLSDEIDDLRDNITYFIKNLDASSLQASGFYINILGYLQDMSQSLEYISKISYRHINNNHKQLKSGQIKELKEIVDKLEVLFSDIEKAFKSESFEEIGVILNEKKMVYNLLNEKIEKQIERTRSEESSPKNTTLHFGLLLETKDLVDATMNLLEEYHNSFDSSIEPATISVSKENK